The following proteins are encoded in a genomic region of Cetobacterium sp. 8H:
- the dapA gene encoding 4-hydroxy-tetrahydrodipicolinate synthase produces the protein MKNIDISGVIVPLLTPMNADETINEKELRNQINHQINFGIHGIFPLGTNGEAYILNFDEKVEVLKIVVDEVNGRVPVYAGTGCVSTKETISLSLKAKEIGVDILSIVTPYFASASQEELYNHFKEVAENVDLPIVLYNIPARSGNSISPSTVEKLSKIQNIVGVKDSSGNFDNMLQYIEKTRSRKDFSVLSGNDSLILWCLLAGGKGGIAGCANVFPRTMSSIYNTFLEGNLEEARRLQDSIRSFRDCFKFGNPNTIVKTAVSLLGFPVGRCRKPFSEVSEEGIEAIKKVLIENKEKGIN, from the coding sequence ATGAAAAACATAGATATTAGTGGAGTAATAGTACCATTATTAACTCCAATGAATGCAGATGAAACTATTAATGAAAAAGAGCTTAGAAATCAAATAAATCACCAAATAAACTTTGGAATACATGGTATATTTCCTTTGGGTACTAACGGTGAAGCATACATACTTAATTTTGATGAAAAAGTAGAGGTTTTAAAAATTGTTGTTGATGAAGTAAATGGAAGAGTTCCAGTTTATGCAGGCACTGGATGTGTAAGTACGAAAGAAACTATAAGTCTTTCATTAAAAGCAAAAGAGATTGGAGTTGATATTCTTTCAATAGTTACCCCTTATTTTGCATCAGCATCACAAGAAGAACTTTATAATCATTTTAAAGAAGTAGCAGAAAATGTTGATTTACCGATTGTTTTATATAATATTCCAGCAAGATCAGGAAATTCAATCTCTCCAAGTACTGTTGAAAAACTGAGTAAAATACAAAATATCGTTGGTGTTAAAGATAGTAGTGGAAATTTTGATAATATGTTGCAATATATTGAAAAAACTCGTTCAAGAAAAGATTTCTCAGTTTTATCAGGTAATGATTCACTTATTTTATGGTGTCTTTTAGCTGGTGGAAAAGGTGGAATAGCAGGGTGTGCTAATGTCTTTCCAAGAACAATGTCTTCGATTTATAATACTTTTTTAGAAGGAAATTTAGAAGAAGCTAGAAGACTTCAAGATAGTATTCGTTCATTTAGAGATTGTTTTAAATTTGGAAATCCAAATACGATTGTAAAAACTGCAGTATCTTTATTAGGGTTCCCAGTAGGTAGATGCAGAAAGCCATTTTCTGAAGTTTCTGAAGAGGGAATTGAAGCTATAAAAAAAGTTTTAATAGAAAATAAGGAAAAAGGAATTAACTAG
- a CDS encoding FAD-binding protein: protein MKNTGHDVIIIGMGLASLATAARMHELGVKNIAIYTKGYGGTPFIAAINFVLPDNPYGDTVEKYAEDMINAGYNISNPLLVNDMTKKTVNGYDLLKRWGVNFAKNLDGSTKLRHVSGHTFPRSLCSTKNLIGVEIVDQLIASLKEKGIEFYKDYECLNILSENNQTYGITVKDNFGKIENIYSNVVVAAWGGVGNLFGKSTYPIDIKGNTLSIAKTAGADLIDVEFLEYEPMVVAYPPGAVGEPCPTAMLGEGAYLLNSKNERFLLKVRPQGEAGSPKTLLNKEIWKEVNKGNGTEHGGVFVDLRHINRDTLKAYPWFFDRLMSNGIDPNEQLIEVSPMAHSFSGGIKVNENYESTLKGFYAVGEACGGIHGACRCAGNAASQALLSGMICAENIAKIISNFSSENKILPIKYNIDMETYNRFVPLVKEIAVNTLGIYRDGEVLKSSFDQLATILKTDDLKKDTQSLQIVESIFYMVTAALKREESRGTHMRIDFPKQSRAFEHEIII from the coding sequence ATGAAGAATACAGGTCATGATGTAATAATTATCGGAATGGGACTTGCATCTCTAGCAACAGCAGCTAGAATGCATGAGTTAGGTGTTAAAAATATAGCAATATATACAAAAGGCTATGGCGGTACACCTTTTATCGCTGCTATAAATTTTGTACTACCAGATAATCCATATGGTGATACAGTTGAAAAATACGCTGAGGATATGATAAATGCTGGGTATAATATTTCAAATCCTTTACTTGTTAATGATATGACAAAGAAAACTGTAAATGGTTATGACTTATTAAAAAGATGGGGAGTAAATTTTGCTAAAAATCTAGATGGAAGTACAAAATTAAGACATGTATCAGGCCATACTTTTCCAAGATCACTATGCTCTACTAAAAATCTTATAGGTGTAGAGATAGTTGATCAATTAATTGCTTCTTTAAAAGAGAAAGGTATTGAGTTTTATAAAGATTATGAGTGCTTAAATATATTAAGTGAAAATAATCAAACGTATGGTATAACGGTTAAAGATAACTTTGGTAAAATAGAGAATATATATTCAAATGTAGTTGTAGCTGCTTGGGGAGGAGTTGGAAACCTTTTTGGTAAGTCAACTTACCCAATTGATATAAAAGGAAATACACTATCTATTGCTAAAACTGCAGGTGCAGATTTAATAGATGTTGAGTTCCTTGAATATGAACCTATGGTTGTTGCTTATCCACCAGGTGCAGTGGGAGAACCATGTCCTACTGCTATGTTAGGAGAAGGTGCTTACCTTTTAAATTCAAAGAATGAAAGATTTCTTCTAAAAGTGAGACCTCAAGGAGAAGCTGGATCACCAAAAACTCTTTTAAATAAAGAGATTTGGAAGGAAGTAAATAAAGGGAATGGGACTGAACATGGTGGAGTTTTTGTAGATTTAAGACATATTAATAGAGATACTTTAAAAGCATATCCTTGGTTTTTTGATCGTTTAATGAGTAATGGCATAGATCCTAATGAACAACTTATTGAGGTTAGTCCTATGGCACATAGTTTTTCAGGTGGAATTAAGGTTAATGAAAATTATGAATCGACATTAAAAGGATTTTATGCAGTAGGAGAAGCGTGTGGTGGCATTCATGGGGCTTGTAGATGTGCAGGAAATGCAGCAAGTCAAGCACTTTTATCTGGAATGATTTGTGCAGAAAATATAGCAAAAATTATTTCGAATTTTTCAAGTGAAAATAAAATATTACCTATAAAATATAATATTGATATGGAGACATATAACAGATTTGTTCCTTTGGTTAAAGAAATTGCTGTTAATACACTTGGAATATATAGAGATGGAGAAGTACTTAAATCTTCATTTGATCAATTAGCAACTATTTTAAAAACTGATGATTTAAAAAAAGATACTCAATCTTTACAAATTGTTGAATCTATATTTTATATGGTTACTGCTGCTTTAAAAAGAGAAGAGAGTAGAGGAACACATATGAGAATTGATTTTCCAAAACAATCTAGAGCTTTTGAACATGAAATTATAATTTAA
- a CDS encoding TRAP transporter fused permease subunit, with product MKKVFGIYEYIFYSIVTVFIGFQLYLALIRPLDPMLQNTVHLLLALTVVFLVNPADKKLGKKWMKILDLPFYVGITYLLYYIVSEFPRLSTRVQYVDVVTNLDKISVAVCIVILLEAVRRTLGKVLFIFILFFIIYSWYGMHFPGILYFKGTNIRSFTETMLLGSGGIFGTPLYTSATSLFYFILFGSFFSQCGGGQLLIDFGMKFSNKSAGGPAKAAIISSGLMGMISGSAVANVSTTGVMTIPMMKKVGYQPHQAGAIEALASTGGQIMPPIMGVGAFIMAEMLGVPYKTVAFAAIIPALAYYGSVFFLVTFMAKKEAIDSNKEIISIDIKNPLLERVYLMIPAVVLVVYIISGKSLMRSGILGIFAILLCNIFSKFYKNGKYYQNLNQITDTAVEGVKQASNIAIPTAACGIIIGVVIQSGLATRFSNVIAQIGTSHLSVALIIAMFGCMLLGMALPTVAAYLVSNILFVPILIKLNVNPLSANMFVFYFGIMAQITPPVCLASYTAAGIAEADSLKTGFTGFMYALVAFLIPFVFVYNPEILLMGTTIQIIKATAILFFGTYLLAGAISGYLITPLNNINRGILFVGAICMIAPETMTDIIGFIIGVCIMGIGIMKKKKSSVKIVKQV from the coding sequence ATGAAAAAAGTTTTTGGTATATATGAATATATTTTTTATAGTATAGTAACTGTCTTCATAGGATTTCAATTATATTTAGCTTTAATAAGACCATTAGATCCAATGCTACAGAATACAGTTCATTTGTTATTGGCTCTAACTGTTGTTTTTCTAGTAAATCCAGCGGATAAAAAACTAGGGAAAAAATGGATGAAGATATTAGATTTACCTTTTTATGTGGGCATAACATATTTACTTTATTATATTGTATCTGAATTTCCAAGACTTAGTACAAGAGTTCAGTACGTTGATGTGGTAACAAATCTTGATAAAATAAGTGTTGCTGTTTGTATAGTTATTTTGCTTGAAGCAGTTAGAAGAACTTTAGGAAAAGTATTATTTATATTTATTCTATTCTTTATTATTTACTCTTGGTATGGAATGCATTTTCCAGGAATTCTTTATTTTAAAGGAACAAATATAAGAAGTTTTACAGAGACTATGTTATTAGGTTCTGGTGGAATATTTGGAACCCCCCTTTATACTTCAGCTACGAGTTTATTCTATTTTATTTTATTTGGATCTTTTTTTTCACAGTGTGGAGGAGGACAACTTCTTATAGACTTTGGTATGAAATTTTCAAATAAAAGTGCAGGTGGACCAGCAAAAGCTGCTATTATATCATCAGGATTGATGGGAATGATATCAGGAAGTGCTGTTGCAAATGTTTCAACAACAGGTGTTATGACAATTCCAATGATGAAAAAAGTTGGATATCAACCACATCAAGCTGGAGCAATAGAAGCATTAGCCTCTACAGGTGGTCAAATAATGCCACCAATCATGGGAGTAGGAGCATTCATTATGGCTGAGATGTTGGGTGTTCCTTATAAAACAGTTGCTTTCGCAGCTATAATACCAGCACTTGCATATTATGGTTCTGTTTTCTTTTTAGTTACTTTTATGGCAAAAAAAGAGGCTATTGATTCAAATAAAGAGATTATATCTATTGATATTAAAAATCCACTTTTAGAAAGAGTATATCTTATGATTCCAGCTGTAGTTTTAGTTGTATACATAATATCAGGAAAATCACTTATGAGAAGTGGAATTTTAGGAATATTTGCTATTCTTCTTTGTAATATTTTTAGTAAGTTTTATAAAAATGGAAAATATTACCAAAATTTAAATCAAATTACAGATACTGCAGTTGAAGGTGTTAAACAAGCCTCTAACATAGCTATTCCTACAGCAGCATGTGGAATAATTATTGGAGTTGTTATTCAATCAGGTCTTGCTACAAGGTTTTCTAACGTTATAGCACAAATTGGGACTTCACATTTGAGTGTAGCACTAATTATTGCAATGTTTGGATGTATGTTATTAGGAATGGCTCTTCCAACTGTTGCAGCATATTTAGTTTCTAATATACTATTTGTGCCAATACTTATAAAATTAAATGTAAATCCTTTATCAGCAAATATGTTTGTATTTTATTTTGGTATAATGGCTCAAATCACTCCTCCAGTTTGTTTAGCTTCTTATACAGCAGCAGGAATTGCAGAGGCAGATTCTTTAAAAACTGGATTTACTGGATTTATGTATGCTTTAGTTGCATTTTTAATTCCTTTTGTATTCGTATATAATCCAGAGATACTTCTTATGGGAACTACTATACAGATTATTAAAGCTACAGCTATTTTATTCTTCGGAACTTATCTTTTAGCAGGAGCTATTTCGGGATATTTAATTACACCATTGAACAATATAAATCGTGGAATTTTATTTGTGGGTGCCATTTGTATGATTGCTCCAGAAACTATGACAGATATTATTGGATTTATAATAGGAGTATGTATTATGGGAATTGGAATTATGAAGAAGAAAAAATCCTCTGTTAAAATAGTTAAACAAGTATAA
- a CDS encoding TAXI family TRAP transporter solute-binding subunit, whose translation MKKWLLMACLFGTFTIYGNEKPVKKVHLTFATQEVGTGAYQYASAISNVFLKGLPAGSNIDLTTESPGGVGAPVVLENEQCDIIMSNAGPAKWSEESGILGREATKSNTAIAGGLGNDFVNILFTKEFVDKTGITSMEELIEKKYPVKIAIKKVGTLGNLAGVKLFEAYGLTFDDIKNWGGSVNLLGGDAIKIYLQDGKADMTIDHVAAGQANTTELCMTKEMFFPQLSDEALKKLADNGFDYVEIPANTWSGQKELIKSVGSQQVILVHKNMDNDTAYRLTKALCEGKEELASQLASLSHFNPEKAGTPSQTGVKLHPGAEKYYKENGYLN comes from the coding sequence ATGAAAAAATGGTTATTAATGGCTTGTTTATTTGGAACATTTACTATCTATGGAAATGAAAAACCTGTAAAAAAAGTTCATCTGACTTTTGCAACTCAAGAGGTAGGAACTGGTGCGTATCAATATGCTTCTGCTATATCAAATGTATTTTTAAAAGGACTTCCAGCTGGGTCAAATATAGATTTAACTACTGAGTCTCCTGGTGGAGTTGGTGCTCCAGTAGTATTAGAAAATGAACAGTGTGATATTATAATGAGTAATGCAGGCCCTGCAAAATGGTCTGAAGAAAGTGGAATTTTAGGTAGAGAAGCTACAAAATCAAATACAGCTATAGCTGGTGGATTAGGTAATGATTTTGTGAATATTCTTTTCACTAAAGAATTTGTTGATAAAACAGGAATTACTTCAATGGAAGAGCTAATTGAAAAAAAATATCCTGTTAAAATCGCTATAAAAAAAGTAGGAACACTAGGAAATTTAGCAGGTGTAAAATTATTTGAAGCTTATGGACTTACGTTTGATGATATTAAAAATTGGGGAGGAAGTGTTAACCTATTAGGAGGAGATGCAATTAAAATATATCTTCAAGATGGTAAAGCGGATATGACTATTGATCACGTTGCAGCAGGACAAGCTAATACTACTGAGCTATGTATGACAAAAGAGATGTTTTTCCCACAATTAAGTGATGAAGCTCTTAAAAAACTTGCTGATAATGGATTTGATTATGTAGAGATTCCAGCAAATACATGGAGTGGACAAAAGGAACTTATTAAATCTGTGGGGTCACAACAAGTAATCTTAGTTCATAAAAATATGGATAATGATACTGCTTATAGATTAACTAAAGCTTTATGTGAAGGAAAAGAAGAGTTAGCTTCTCAACTAGCTTCATTATCACATTTTAATCCAGAAAAAGCAGGAACACCTTCGCAAACAGGAGTTAAATTGCATCCTGGTGCTGAAAAATATTATAAAGAAAATGGCTATTTAAATTAA
- the pdxA gene encoding 4-hydroxythreonine-4-phosphate dehydrogenase PdxA: MKKLPIIGITMGDPASIGPEISLKTLNNIDIYKRCRPIIIGDTSIMEKAKEYTGLKNLKINSVKSIDDALFIPGTIDVYNMEVINPSEFKVGEIAKVTGGASFQYIKKVIELANEGTVDATVTNAISKEAINLAGHHFSGHTEIYANFTNTKKYTMMLAHENLRVVHVSTHVSLREACDNCKRDRVYDVIKIANDACKKLGILNPKIGVAGLNPHCGENGLFGTEEIEEIIPAIEKAKNEGVNVAGPIPPDTVFSKARGGWYDIVVAMYHDQGHIPLKVIGFVYNQAKNGWEAVSGVNITLGLPIIRSSVDHGTAFDQAGSGKASELSLINAIDYAITLANNNL, from the coding sequence ATGAAAAAATTACCTATAATAGGGATAACTATGGGCGATCCAGCTAGTATTGGACCTGAAATTTCATTAAAAACATTGAATAATATTGATATATATAAAAGATGTAGACCGATTATTATAGGGGATACAAGTATTATGGAAAAAGCTAAGGAATATACAGGGTTAAAAAATTTAAAAATAAACTCTGTTAAATCTATTGATGATGCATTATTTATCCCAGGAACTATCGATGTTTATAATATGGAAGTTATAAATCCCTCTGAATTTAAAGTCGGTGAAATTGCAAAAGTAACAGGTGGTGCTTCTTTTCAATATATAAAAAAAGTTATAGAGCTTGCAAACGAAGGAACGGTAGATGCAACAGTAACCAATGCAATTAGCAAAGAAGCTATTAATTTAGCGGGGCATCACTTTTCTGGACATACAGAAATCTATGCTAATTTTACAAATACAAAAAAATATACAATGATGTTAGCTCATGAAAATTTAAGAGTAGTCCATGTGAGTACACACGTTTCTCTTAGAGAAGCATGTGATAATTGCAAAAGAGATAGAGTTTATGATGTTATAAAGATTGCAAACGATGCTTGTAAAAAATTAGGAATATTAAATCCAAAGATTGGAGTTGCGGGGTTGAATCCACATTGCGGAGAAAATGGTCTTTTTGGAACAGAAGAGATAGAAGAAATTATTCCAGCTATTGAAAAAGCAAAAAATGAAGGAGTAAATGTAGCGGGTCCAATTCCGCCAGATACAGTTTTTTCAAAGGCTCGTGGAGGTTGGTATGACATTGTTGTAGCAATGTACCATGATCAAGGACATATACCTTTAAAAGTTATTGGATTTGTATATAATCAAGCAAAAAATGGATGGGAAGCTGTATCAGGAGTTAATATAACTTTAGGACTTCCTATTATAAGAAGTTCTGTTGATCATGGAACAGCATTTGATCAAGCAGGCAGTGGAAAAGCAAGTGAGTTAAGTCTTATTAATGCAATCGATTATGCGATTACTTTAGCAAATAATAATTTATAA
- a CDS encoding iron-containing alcohol dehydrogenase, whose translation MQMYSLALPSNVYAGFNSLNQIEEILKKENVNSLTIFIDSTVKTFKFFKDIVDRIKKENIGYTIIDNLAIEPSYYDIENIMVELNECKTDFILAIGGGSVLDIAKLCSILKGAPYSIKDLLNNPSLGFKSIKTLMIPTTCGTGSEATCNSIITVPEDGIKVGIVNQDLIPDYVILDPTTIATLPKKLIASTGVDALAHCIECLTSKKSTPFSDLYSLAGSELILKNIKEAYLNSENLEAKMNMLLGSFYGGIAITSSGTTAVHALAYPLGGKFHIPHGISNAVMMVPVMEFNKESCLKQFSKLCDILNPNMINHSLLEKANHIINEIKSIVNITNIPTNLNEFGVTKKDLEFLVTASSKVTRLLDNNLKELTLEDIKDIYLKVLD comes from the coding sequence ATGCAAATGTATTCATTAGCTTTACCTTCAAATGTTTATGCTGGATTTAATAGCTTAAATCAAATTGAAGAAATTCTAAAAAAAGAAAATGTTAATAGTTTAACTATTTTTATAGATTCCACAGTTAAAACATTCAAATTTTTTAAAGATATTGTTGATAGAATAAAAAAAGAAAATATTGGTTATACTATAATTGATAATTTGGCAATTGAACCTAGTTATTACGATATAGAGAATATAATGGTTGAACTTAATGAGTGTAAAACTGATTTTATTCTTGCAATAGGAGGAGGAAGTGTTTTAGATATAGCAAAACTTTGTTCAATATTAAAGGGTGCTCCATACAGCATTAAAGATTTATTAAATAATCCTTCTCTAGGATTCAAAAGTATAAAGACTCTTATGATTCCCACAACTTGTGGTACTGGGTCTGAAGCAACATGCAATTCAATTATTACTGTTCCCGAAGATGGAATAAAAGTTGGAATTGTAAACCAAGATTTAATTCCAGACTATGTAATATTGGACCCCACAACAATTGCAACACTTCCTAAAAAGCTTATTGCTTCTACTGGAGTAGATGCTCTAGCTCACTGTATCGAATGTTTAACTTCTAAAAAATCTACACCATTTAGTGATTTGTACTCTTTAGCAGGTTCTGAACTTATATTAAAAAACATAAAAGAGGCATACTTAAATTCAGAAAATCTTGAAGCTAAGATGAATATGTTGTTAGGTTCATTTTACGGAGGGATTGCCATAACATCTTCTGGAACCACAGCAGTTCATGCATTAGCGTATCCTTTAGGTGGAAAATTTCATATTCCACATGGAATATCAAATGCAGTTATGATGGTACCTGTTATGGAGTTTAATAAAGAGTCATGTTTAAAACAATTTTCAAAACTTTGCGATATTTTAAATCCAAATATGATTAATCACTCTTTATTAGAAAAAGCAAACCATATAATTAATGAGATAAAAAGTATTGTTAATATAACAAATATACCAACTAATCTTAATGAATTTGGAGTTACAAAAAAAGATTTAGAGTTTTTAGTAACTGCGAGTAGCAAGGTAACAAGATTATTAGATAATAATTTAAAAGAGTTAACTCTTGAAGATATTAAAGATATTTACTTAAAAGTATTAGATTGA
- a CDS encoding GntR family transcriptional regulator, with protein sequence MGAFKPVTNTNLYVEVINSILNAIATGYLKSGEKIVEQTIATEMKISRAPIREAIRELAAQGILEYTPKKGATVAVLTKKSIEETYSLRAILESTAVILAIDHITFDNLQKLKDLSKQMTISLKKQDIETFIKNDVKFHSIIWEKSNHTKLQKLIENFVLQTQLYMRMSKYNMLVDSNLSLEYGVHDKLIQLIEKKDKKNAEEEMKNHILTSGNVLVKYLIKNLVI encoded by the coding sequence ATGGGAGCTTTTAAACCAGTTACTAACACTAATTTATATGTTGAAGTTATAAATTCTATACTCAATGCTATAGCAACAGGATATCTAAAATCAGGTGAAAAAATAGTTGAGCAAACAATTGCCACTGAAATGAAGATTAGTAGAGCACCTATTAGAGAAGCAATTCGAGAACTAGCTGCACAAGGAATATTAGAATATACTCCTAAAAAGGGAGCTACTGTTGCTGTATTGACTAAAAAAAGTATTGAAGAGACGTATTCTTTACGTGCAATTTTAGAAAGTACAGCTGTGATACTAGCGATTGATCATATTACTTTTGATAACTTACAAAAATTAAAAGATTTATCAAAACAAATGACAATTAGTCTTAAAAAACAGGATATTGAAACTTTTATTAAAAATGATGTTAAATTTCATAGTATTATATGGGAAAAATCAAATCATACCAAATTACAAAAATTAATTGAAAACTTTGTTCTTCAAACACAGCTTTATATGAGAATGTCAAAATATAATATGCTTGTGGATTCTAACTTATCTCTTGAGTATGGTGTACATGATAAATTAATACAATTAATTGAAAAAAAAGATAAAAAAAATGCAGAAGAAGAGATGAAAAATCATATACTTACATCTGGAAATGTTTTGGTTAAATATTTAATTAAAAATTTAGTAATATAA
- a CDS encoding ParA family protein, whose product MKKIVIANNKGGVAKTTSALNLIGYFAKKGYKVLAIDLDPQGNLTDAFGIDLENLEKTAYDALKDKDLSESLLLITENIDLLPSNLDVEKANLDFVSVLGRELLLKKGLSKLEKNYDICIMDTSPNLSTLTLNALTCADSVYIPLKSGYFEMRGASVLLEVIENVKEDMNPNLNIGGVFLTQYDARVNMANEVIEQLENYFGDKLINTKIRNNISLVEAPALMKNIFEYKPNSNGAKDYEALGDEILKREQI is encoded by the coding sequence ATGAAAAAAATAGTTATTGCAAATAATAAAGGAGGAGTTGCTAAAACAACCTCAGCATTAAATTTAATTGGATATTTTGCTAAAAAAGGATATAAAGTTTTGGCAATAGATTTAGATCCACAAGGAAACTTAACAGATGCTTTTGGAATTGATTTAGAAAATTTAGAAAAAACAGCTTATGATGCTTTAAAAGATAAAGATTTATCAGAAAGTTTATTATTAATTACAGAAAATATAGACTTATTACCAAGTAATTTAGATGTTGAAAAAGCAAACCTTGATTTTGTATCTGTTTTAGGAAGAGAGTTGCTATTAAAAAAAGGATTATCTAAATTAGAAAAAAATTATGATATTTGTATAATGGATACATCTCCAAACTTATCGACATTAACATTAAATGCCTTAACTTGTGCAGACTCAGTTTACATTCCTTTGAAAAGTGGATATTTTGAAATGAGAGGAGCTTCAGTTTTACTGGAGGTTATCGAAAATGTTAAAGAGGATATGAATCCAAACCTAAATATAGGTGGAGTATTTTTAACACAGTATGATGCTAGGGTTAATATGGCGAATGAAGTAATAGAGCAATTAGAAAATTATTTTGGAGATAAATTAATAAATACAAAAATAAGAAATAATATCTCTTTAGTTGAAGCACCAGCTTTAATGAAAAATATATTCGAATATAAACCAAACTCTAATGGAGCTAAGGATTATGAGGCTTTAGGAGATGAGATTTTAAAAAGAGAGCAAATTTAA
- a CDS encoding replication initiator protein A produces MSKNKLVKDNYFEIETVDTGPTCFLEEDVYIPEEFVRNRALIRVDMNIVQFPIFSKNTKRKKNEITTYFFNKNKDIFITVTPAAGDLIPGEAEERIFIALMKIMKEKGMEQEFIATAREIKEAAKINTNNYLSDIKKAISRLSKSNYTFKNTMYSNELGIILSGEINTPILTYKSQSEIPLGEIKKIKNTINDNRIKEFYLIKISDHFYKNIVKRGYLVYDSDILLDINSSIARTLYMLLEKIRFDSLCIRESIFALIKKIPLKYEKRSLPVTIKTLEKAFSELKAKNLIKDFKFLKETTWLEADVEIYYSEEHNILKKERFEDDNRELKEIYNSLAISFTEKNIKELKPEIIINDEMINEIIELMPDKAKKLKSICKTVEKNLEKYGYAKVKAAAIYLSAQKKLTSPRAYFLKILENNWANDLVEEIVLKNEKNIDIKLEDEKPANINNENKELIFSEFEKLPREIQDGIEGYVYREYIKLCGMETKIQQIAFLGSRKKLICDYLEKYPELLGNIKKEEIKKIKVQEINEQNENLIVITDKDKLKKYINEYIDLYEDLLDEKIESLENAKKRIILDCMPAFLNKMLTLENLEEIIRKNLI; encoded by the coding sequence ATGTCTAAGAATAAACTTGTTAAAGATAATTATTTTGAGATTGAAACAGTAGATACCGGACCAACATGTTTCTTAGAAGAGGATGTATATATTCCAGAAGAATTTGTAAGAAATAGAGCTTTAATAAGAGTTGACATGAACATTGTGCAGTTTCCAATTTTTTCAAAGAATACTAAAAGAAAAAAGAACGAAATTACAACTTATTTTTTTAATAAAAACAAGGATATTTTTATTACTGTTACCCCAGCAGCAGGAGATTTAATTCCAGGAGAAGCAGAAGAAAGAATTTTTATAGCACTAATGAAAATTATGAAAGAAAAAGGAATGGAACAAGAGTTTATAGCCACAGCCAGAGAGATAAAAGAAGCTGCTAAGATTAATACAAATAATTATTTGTCAGATATAAAAAAGGCAATATCAAGACTTTCAAAATCAAATTATACATTTAAAAATACAATGTATTCAAATGAGTTAGGAATCATTTTAAGTGGGGAAATTAATACACCTATATTAACTTATAAATCACAAAGTGAAATTCCGTTAGGAGAAATAAAAAAAATAAAAAATACTATAAATGATAATAGAATAAAAGAATTTTATTTAATAAAAATATCCGATCATTTTTATAAAAATATCGTAAAAAGAGGATATTTAGTATATGATTCGGATATTCTTTTAGATATTAATTCTAGTATAGCTAGAACGTTATATATGTTATTGGAAAAGATAAGATTTGATAGTTTATGTATAAGAGAATCTATATTTGCCCTTATAAAAAAAATACCATTAAAATATGAAAAAAGAAGTTTGCCAGTTACAATAAAAACTTTAGAAAAAGCTTTTAGTGAATTAAAGGCTAAAAATTTGATAAAAGATTTTAAATTTTTAAAAGAAACAACATGGTTAGAGGCTGATGTTGAAATATATTATAGTGAAGAGCATAATATATTAAAAAAAGAGAGATTTGAAGATGACAATAGAGAATTAAAAGAAATTTATAATAGTTTAGCTATAAGTTTTACTGAAAAAAATATAAAAGAATTAAAACCAGAAATCATTATAAATGATGAAATGATAAATGAAATAATAGAACTTATGCCAGATAAAGCTAAAAAATTAAAATCTATCTGTAAAACTGTAGAAAAGAACTTAGAAAAATATGGATATGCTAAAGTTAAAGCAGCAGCAATATATCTATCTGCACAGAAGAAGTTAACCAGTCCTAGAGCTTATTTTTTAAAAATTTTAGAAAATAATTGGGCTAATGATCTTGTTGAAGAGATAGTTTTAAAAAATGAAAAAAATATAGATATAAAATTAGAAGATGAAAAGCCTGCAAATATAAATAATGAAAATAAGGAACTAATTTTTTCTGAGTTTGAGAAATTACCTAGAGAGATTCAAGATGGAATTGAGGGATATGTTTACAGGGAGTATATAAAGTTATGTGGGATGGAAACAAAAATTCAACAGATAGCATTTTTAGGTAGTAGAAAAAAACTAATATGTGATTATTTGGAAAAATATCCAGAATTATTAGGAAATATAAAAAAGGAAGAGATAAAGAAAATAAAAGTTCAAGAAATTAATGAACAAAATGAAAACCTAATAGTTATAACAGATAAAGATAAATTGAAAAAATATATAAACGAATATATAGATCTATACGAAGATTTATTAGATGAAAAAATTGAAAGCTTAGAAAATGCAAAAAAAAGAATTATACTAGATTGTATGCCAGCTTTTTTAAATAAAATGTTGACTCTAGAGAATTTAGAGGAAATAATAAGAAAAAACTTGATTTAA